The genomic segment ATGCTCGTAGACCAACCGAGCGAGATCGGCACAATCCGCGTCGTCGGAGCTCACCTTCGACCGGATCTCCACGCCGGCCATGAATCCAAGATGGCACAACCGCTGGACGGTGCTGGTGCAGCGTGGTCGCGACAGCCGGGCCGGTGTCCCACAACAATGACAATGCGGTGAGCACTTCCCGCAGGAGCACGGCTTCTCAATAGCGTCGGTGATCGCTGGAGAAGCCAGCAGAGATAGGCACGTCCCGTTCCGAAGGAAGGGTGACTGGCCCGGCTTGCAACGAACAAGTCGGAACCGCCCGTCACTCCGAACCGGGACGGCCGTGCCACCCCTCACCGCTTAAGGAAGAAGGGATGGCCATGACCATCGTAGAAGCCGCGCCCGCGATCACCGGTGGCGTCGACACCCACCTCGACACTCACGTTGCAGCAGCACTCGACTCGCTCGGAGGCCTGCTCGGCACCGCCTCGTTCGAGGTGACTCCCGCCGGTTACCGGGCGCTCCTCGACTGGCTCGAAGGCTTCGGCGAGCTCCGAAAGGTCGGCGTCGAGGGCACGGGCTCCTATGGCACCGGCCTCGCGCGCTATCTCCGGAGCCGCGGCGTCGAGGTGATCGAGGTCGACCGGCCGAACCGCGCTGAGCGCCGGCGGTCGGGAAAGTCAGACCCCCTCGACGCGACCGAGGCCGCGCGCGCAGCCCTCGGCGGCCGGGCGAAGGGTCTCGCGAAGTCCAAGGACGGCGCTGTCGAGGCGCTCCGGGTGCTGCTCGTCGCCAAGCGGTCGGCTCGCCAGGCGCGGGTGAAGGCGATCACCCAGATGCGCCACCTCGGGATCACCGCTCCTGACGAGCTCCGCGAGCGCCTGCATGGTCTCACAGCAAAAGCCCTTGTCAGCGAGGCATCGGGGATGCGCCCCGGGCGCTCCGTCGACGTCGTCACTAAGGCAACGAAGACCTCGCTCACCTCGCCCGCCCACCGGGTGCAGGCCCTAGACGAGGAGATCGCCGAACTCGAGACGATGATCGAGCACCTCGTCGCAGAGACCGCACCGGAGCTCCTCGAGCGTTTCGGAATCGGCCCCGACACTGCCGCGTCACTCCTCGTCGCGGCCGGCGACAATCCCGAGCGCCTCCGCTCAGAGGCCGCCTGGGCACGTCTCTGCGGCGCGGCGCCGATCCCCGCCTCATCCGGCAAGACGAGCGGTCGCCACCGCCTCGACAACGGCGGCGACCGTCAGGCGAACTCGGCGCTTTGGCGAATCGTCATGGTCCGCATCGCGCACGACCCGCGCACCACCGCCTACTTCGAACGCCGAGTGAAGGACGGCCTCTCTAAGCGCGACGCGATCCGCCATCCTGAAGCGCTACGTCGCCCGCGAGGTGTATCGCTACCTGCCTCGCGGCTAGCACCGCGGTCGTGGGCCTGGCTCTCCCCATAACTGTCGCCCTACGGGCTGACTTTCCAGCGACGTCGCCGACCCACGACCCGGACTCTCAGACCTCGGAACGCGTGGCTTGATAAGAGCATGCCCTCGGAAGCGAGTGGCTCTTCATTGTTCTGCCCGCACTTCGACCACAGGCCTTGACAACTGATAAGAGCGTCGCCGGCTCGGAGTCACGCCGTCAGCGGCGCAGGCGATCAGGGGATCGGATTCAGGAACTCGCCGATCGAGGCTGCCGCGGCCACCTGCATTGGCTGGAGCACATGGCTGTAGCGGTCGAGGGTGATCTGGGTCGAGGCATGGCCGTGTCGCTCCGCCACGACTTTGGGGTGCACTCCCGCAAGGAGCGCGATGGTCGCCGATGTATGGCGAAGGTCGTGAAGCGTGATCTCGGGAAGTCCCGCCTTGCGCTGCAGCCCGTGGAGCATCCGCGTCAGCCGCGCCGGATGGAACGGCTCCCCGACCTCGTCGACGAAGACGTAGCCCACCGGGCGACCGTCAGCCCGGAGGTCCGCCTCCGCCTCCATCCGCTCTCGATGATCGGTCAGGGCACCGACGGCTCTTTCGTCGAGCACGAGCATGCGGCGACCGGCCTTCGTCTTCGGCCCGGACTCGACGACGCGGCTACCAGCAAGGGAACGGGAGGCGCGGACCCAAAGTTGGGCAGGCGTCGCCTCCAAGTCGACGTCTTGCCACTGCAACCCGGCGAGCTCCGCGCGCCGCAGCCCCGCGGAGATGGCGAGGTACCACAGGGCACCGAGGCGGCCACCCTTCGCCACCTCGAGGAATCGCCGGGTCTGCTCCGGGCTGTAGATGGTTCGCTCCGCAGTGTCATCCCGTGGCCGCTCGACGGCGTCCGCGGGGTTAAGCGCGAGGTAGCCCATCCGGCAGGCGTAGGCGAGCACGTTGTGGAGCACGCGATGGATGTTGCGGACGTGGGTGCCCGAGAGCGGCCGGGCGTCCCGACCGCCCGAGGCGCGGAGCTCGACGTAGAGGTGCTGGATGCGCGGGGCCGTCAAACGGTCCAGGCGGAGCGAGCCGATCCTCGGGATCAGGTAGGCATCCACCAGCATCTCGTAGTTGGCGATCGTCGTCGCCTTGCGGTCGGAGCCGATCACGGACAGCCATTCCCGAGCGAGATCCTCAAAAGTGACCGTCGGCGCATACCGGAGACGCTGCTGGGAGACCGCGACGGTCGCCTCGGCGAGGGCATTGCGCGCGTCGCGCTCGGTGCGGAACCCGCTCA from the Acidimicrobiales bacterium genome contains:
- a CDS encoding tyrosine-type recombinase/integrase, yielding MAENVGKRGSGWYYRFDLPTGPDGKRRQRRVSGFRTERDARNALAEATVAVSQQRLRYAPTVTFEDLAREWLSVIGSDRKATTIANYEMLVDAYLIPRIGSLRLDRLTAPRIQHLYVELRASGGRDARPLSGTHVRNIHRVLHNVLAYACRMGYLALNPADAVERPRDDTAERTIYSPEQTRRFLEVAKGGRLGALWYLAISAGLRRAELAGLQWQDVDLEATPAQLWVRASRSLAGSRVVESGPKTKAGRRMLVLDERAVGALTDHRERMEAEADLRADGRPVGYVFVDEVGEPFHPARLTRMLHGLQRKAGLPEITLHDLRHTSATIALLAGVHPKVVAERHGHASTQITLDRYSHVLQPMQVAAAASIGEFLNPIP